From a single Rhizobium lusitanum genomic region:
- a CDS encoding dihydroorotase, whose translation MADFDLVLQGTVVLPDRIVEQGYVAVRDGKIAEIGIGVPPQAHERHLLGKALILPGAIDAQVHSLSQKDQEDFIWSTRSAAAGGVTTIVDMPYDEGNLVCSAAAVKKKVDHASPQARVDFALYGTVDPEEGPARIREMVEAGVAAFKFSTFGTDPKRFPRIPPALLDACFAAIAPTGLTAGVHNEDDEAVRAYMEQVKASGITDYRAHGLSRPPITELLAMHTIFETGANTACPAHVVHCSLGRGYDIARAYRRDGFEATVECCIHYLTLDEENDVKRLGGKAKINPPIRLRAEVETLWRKVAEGNVWLVSTDHVSWSENRKTNPDMLANASGVPGLEVMVPLFVKGALERGISLTWAAKLMAENPAKHFRLDHIKGALTPGKDADIVVLEPRETVYDAASSGNNIVGWSPYNGIRLPWTVSATYLRGKQITDKNKVLAEPGSGKFVRPLPRQIIAGQNIAGETA comes from the coding sequence ATGGCTGACTTCGATCTCGTTCTGCAGGGCACGGTGGTTCTGCCGGACCGCATCGTGGAGCAGGGCTATGTCGCCGTGCGCGACGGCAAGATCGCCGAGATCGGCATCGGCGTGCCCCCACAAGCGCATGAGCGGCATCTGCTCGGCAAGGCGCTGATCCTGCCCGGCGCTATCGACGCGCAGGTGCATTCGCTCTCCCAGAAAGATCAGGAAGATTTCATCTGGTCGACACGCTCTGCCGCCGCCGGCGGCGTCACCACCATTGTCGACATGCCCTATGACGAGGGCAATCTCGTCTGCTCGGCTGCAGCCGTGAAGAAGAAGGTTGATCATGCTTCGCCGCAGGCCCGCGTCGACTTCGCGCTCTATGGCACGGTCGATCCGGAAGAAGGGCCTGCGCGTATTCGCGAGATGGTCGAGGCCGGCGTTGCAGCCTTCAAGTTCTCGACCTTTGGCACGGATCCGAAGCGCTTCCCGCGCATCCCGCCTGCCCTGCTCGATGCCTGTTTCGCGGCCATCGCACCGACCGGACTGACGGCGGGCGTGCACAATGAGGATGACGAGGCAGTTCGCGCCTACATGGAGCAGGTGAAGGCCAGTGGCATCACAGATTATCGCGCCCATGGCCTCTCCCGTCCGCCGATCACCGAACTGCTCGCCATGCACACGATCTTCGAGACCGGCGCCAATACCGCCTGCCCGGCGCATGTGGTGCATTGCTCACTCGGACGCGGCTACGACATTGCTCGCGCCTACCGTCGCGACGGCTTCGAGGCGACGGTGGAGTGCTGCATCCACTACCTGACGCTGGACGAGGAAAACGATGTGAAGCGTCTTGGCGGCAAGGCGAAGATCAATCCGCCGATCCGCCTACGCGCCGAAGTCGAGACGTTGTGGCGCAAAGTGGCGGAGGGCAATGTCTGGCTGGTTTCGACCGACCATGTCAGCTGGTCGGAAAACCGCAAGACCAATCCGGACATGCTGGCGAATGCCTCTGGCGTGCCGGGGCTGGAAGTCATGGTGCCGCTCTTCGTCAAGGGCGCGCTGGAGCGCGGCATATCGCTCACCTGGGCGGCGAAGCTGATGGCGGAAAACCCGGCTAAGCATTTCCGTCTCGACCATATCAAGGGCGCTCTGACACCCGGCAAGGATGCCGATATCGTCGTGCTGGAACCACGCGAGACCGTCTATGACGCCGCCTCGAGCGGCAACAATATCGTCGGTTGGAGCCCCTATAACGGCATCCGTCTGCCCTGGACGGTGTCCGCCACCTATCTCAGGGGCAAGCAGATTACTGACAAAAACAAAGTGCTGGCCGAGCCGGGCAGCGGCAAATTCGTCCGCCCGCTTCCCCGACAGATTATTGCTGGCCAGAATATCGCTGGAGAGACTGCCTGA
- a CDS encoding DUF917 domain-containing protein — translation MGRILVAKDVEAAVKGGSVYAAGGGGWADHGRMLGYAAVNVGKPELVSIDELNDTDWIATAAAIGAPASTTPWEMQGIDYVKAVQLLQDELGEKLSGLIIGQNGKSSTLNGWLPSAILGTKVVDAVGDIRAHPTGDMGSIGMAGSPEQMIQTAVGGNRAENRYIELVVKGATAKISPILRAASDQSGGFIASCRNPLRASYVRTHAALGGISMALALGEAIIDAEKKGSSAVIDAICKTTGGHILAEGIIAKKDVVYTKEAFDIGTITVGSGDKAVTMHVMNEYMAVEDSDGKRLATFPSVITTLSPEGEPLSVGQLHEGMHVFILHVPMDIIPLSASVLDPTVYPSVEKAMGIEIAKYALAGKKG, via the coding sequence ATGGGACGCATACTCGTAGCCAAGGATGTCGAAGCAGCCGTCAAGGGCGGCTCCGTTTATGCCGCCGGTGGCGGTGGCTGGGCCGATCATGGCCGCATGCTGGGCTATGCCGCCGTCAATGTCGGCAAGCCGGAACTGGTGTCAATCGACGAGCTCAATGATACCGACTGGATCGCGACGGCAGCGGCCATCGGCGCGCCGGCCTCCACGACCCCCTGGGAAATGCAGGGTATCGATTACGTGAAGGCCGTGCAGCTGCTGCAGGATGAGCTTGGCGAAAAGCTTTCAGGCCTGATCATCGGCCAGAATGGCAAGTCCTCGACGCTGAACGGCTGGCTACCTTCCGCCATCCTCGGCACCAAGGTCGTGGACGCAGTGGGCGATATCCGCGCGCATCCGACCGGCGACATGGGCTCGATCGGCATGGCCGGTTCGCCCGAACAGATGATCCAGACCGCCGTTGGTGGCAACCGCGCCGAAAACCGCTATATCGAGCTGGTAGTCAAAGGCGCAACGGCGAAGATCTCTCCGATCCTGCGCGCCGCCTCCGATCAGTCCGGCGGCTTCATCGCCTCCTGCCGCAATCCGCTACGGGCCTCCTATGTCCGCACCCATGCAGCACTCGGCGGGATCTCCATGGCGCTAGCGCTTGGCGAAGCGATCATCGACGCCGAAAAGAAGGGCAGCAGCGCCGTCATCGACGCGATCTGCAAGACGACCGGCGGGCATATCCTTGCCGAAGGCATCATCGCCAAGAAGGATGTCGTCTACACCAAGGAAGCCTTCGATATCGGCACCATCACGGTCGGCAGCGGCGACAAGGCTGTGACCATGCATGTGATGAACGAATACATGGCCGTCGAGGATAGCGATGGTAAGCGCCTGGCGACATTCCCCTCGGTCATCACCACACTGTCACCGGAAGGCGAACCTCTGAGTGTCGGACAGCTGCATGAGGGCATGCATGTCTTCATCCTGCATGTGCCGATGGACATTATCCCGCTCTCAGCCAGTGTGCTTGATCCGACGGTCTATCCCTCGGTCGAAAAGGCGATGGGGATCGAGATCGCCAAATATGCGCTCGCCGGCAAGAAAGGCTGA
- a CDS encoding type II toxin-antitoxin system VapC family toxin, with amino-acid sequence MKYLLDSNAVIALMKSHSGFVAEIRKHKPQDFAIPAIVAHELFYGAYKGQRVVDNLARVDALQFETLDFDREDARKAGEIRAALAIIGTPIGAYDVLIAGQAVARDLILITHNVREFQRVKNLRFEDWETA; translated from the coding sequence GTGAAATACCTGCTCGATAGCAACGCCGTCATCGCTCTGATGAAAAGCCATTCCGGCTTCGTAGCCGAGATCCGCAAACACAAACCCCAGGATTTCGCTATTCCGGCAATCGTTGCGCACGAGTTGTTTTACGGCGCCTACAAAGGCCAGCGCGTTGTCGACAATCTCGCGCGCGTCGACGCCTTACAATTTGAAACGCTGGATTTCGACAGGGAGGATGCGCGCAAGGCCGGAGAAATTCGGGCGGCGCTTGCCATCATCGGCACACCGATCGGCGCCTATGACGTCCTGATCGCGGGCCAGGCGGTGGCTCGAGATCTGATCCTGATAACCCATAATGTACGGGAATTTCAGCGCGTCAAAAATCTGCGCTTCGAGGATTGGGAGACGGCTTAG
- a CDS encoding urocanate hydratase, translating into MPKANPRHPKFPIPGGPVLRAKGWRQEALLRLLENVLSVGEDPDNLIVYAALGKAARNWAAHKGIVKALTEMEEDQTLLIQSGKPIGLVRTHAKAPLVIMANCNIVGQWAKAEVFYELQRKGLICWGGLTAGAWQYIGSQGVIQGTYEIFMRIAERRFGGDLLGRFVLTAGLGGMGGAQPLAGRMAGAAILCVDIDAERAKKRQEIGYLQEIAPDLDSALAMIDAAVKEKRALSVGLVGNAAEIYPEIARRGIVPDIVTDQTSAHDLVYGYVPKGMSLAQVKDLRDDGQGQLMAASRASIVEHVKAMLDFQRQGSEVFDNGNLIRTQAKEGGVTNAFDIPIFTEAYLRPLFARAIGPFRWMALSGEESDIARIDDLLLEMFPDNKIITNWIRLAREHVPFEGLPARIAWLGHGERTDLARRVNELVASGELKGPVAFSRDHLDAGAMAHPNIMTERMKDGSDAIADWPLIDAMMLCASMADLVVVHSGGGGYAGYMTSCGVTVVADGTAEADERLDHALTNDTALGVMRYADAGYEEALDEVEKKDVPYIRLG; encoded by the coding sequence ATGCCGAAAGCCAATCCACGTCATCCAAAATTCCCCATTCCGGGCGGCCCGGTGCTGCGCGCCAAGGGCTGGCGGCAGGAAGCGCTGCTGCGGCTGCTGGAAAACGTGCTCTCCGTCGGCGAGGACCCGGACAATCTCATTGTCTATGCCGCACTCGGCAAGGCGGCGCGCAACTGGGCGGCACACAAAGGCATCGTCAAGGCGCTGACCGAGATGGAGGAGGATCAGACGCTGCTGATCCAGTCTGGCAAGCCGATCGGCCTCGTCCGCACCCATGCGAAGGCGCCGCTGGTGATCATGGCCAATTGCAACATCGTCGGACAATGGGCGAAGGCGGAAGTCTTCTACGAATTACAGCGCAAGGGCCTGATCTGCTGGGGCGGGCTGACGGCCGGTGCCTGGCAATATATCGGCAGCCAGGGCGTCATCCAGGGCACCTACGAGATCTTCATGCGCATCGCCGAACGCCGCTTCGGCGGCGACCTCCTCGGCCGTTTCGTGCTGACCGCCGGGCTGGGCGGCATGGGCGGCGCGCAGCCGCTGGCCGGCCGCATGGCGGGCGCTGCCATTCTCTGCGTCGACATCGATGCGGAGCGGGCGAAAAAGCGCCAGGAGATCGGTTATCTCCAGGAGATTGCGCCGGACCTCGATTCGGCACTGGCGATGATCGACGCGGCGGTGAAGGAGAAGCGGGCGCTTTCGGTCGGTCTCGTCGGCAATGCGGCGGAGATCTATCCCGAGATCGCGCGGCGCGGCATCGTGCCGGATATCGTCACCGACCAGACCTCGGCGCATGATCTGGTCTACGGCTATGTGCCGAAGGGCATGAGCCTTGCCCAGGTCAAGGATCTGCGCGATGACGGCCAGGGCCAGTTGATGGCCGCAAGCCGCGCCTCGATCGTCGAACATGTCAAAGCCATGCTCGATTTCCAGAGACAAGGCTCTGAGGTCTTCGACAATGGCAACCTGATCCGCACCCAGGCGAAGGAAGGCGGCGTCACCAATGCCTTCGATATCCCGATCTTCACCGAAGCCTATCTCAGGCCTCTCTTCGCCCGCGCCATCGGCCCCTTCCGCTGGATGGCGCTTTCGGGCGAGGAAAGCGATATCGCGCGCATCGACGATCTGCTGCTCGAAATGTTTCCCGACAACAAGATCATCACCAACTGGATCAGGCTTGCCCGGGAGCATGTGCCGTTCGAGGGCCTGCCGGCGCGGATCGCCTGGCTCGGGCACGGCGAACGCACGGACCTCGCACGCCGGGTCAACGAGCTGGTGGCGAGCGGCGAACTCAAAGGCCCGGTCGCCTTCTCGCGTGACCATCTCGACGCCGGCGCCATGGCGCATCCTAACATCATGACCGAGCGAATGAAGGACGGCTCCGACGCCATTGCCGACTGGCCGCTGATCGACGCGATGATGCTCTGCGCTTCCATGGCCGACCTCGTCGTCGTCCACTCCGGCGGCGGCGGCTATGCCGGCTATATGACGAGCTGCGGCGTTACCGTCGTTGCCGATGGCACAGCCGAAGCCGACGAGCGGCTCGACCATGCGCTCACCAACGACACCGCGCTCGGCGTCATGCGCTATGCCGATGCCGGCTACGAAGAGGCGCTGGACGAAGTGGAGAAGAAAGATGTGCCCTATATCCGTCTCGGATAG
- a CDS encoding aromatic amino acid lyase — MERQKSGIELTGHPLGFSDLVRIGAGVAVPSASESGMARVHAAREVLENTIQSGMPVYGSTTGVGAMKDVEWSPEDLDTFNLGLVRAHHFGTGSPFSMSVVRNAMAIRVNTALTGKVGCSPGLIDAYLQLLHTDVIPVVRRTGSIGCADIGLMGQIGAVLTGVGEAVYRGRRMQAADAFTAAGIEPVKMLPRDSLASLSVNAVSFAAAAETTRNAASSIRVLLATSMMAAGALGASRDPWYAVRHVGTAREALIGAWLCNASDEWPWPVTTHVQDPLSLRMIGQVYGAVIENLLTAGHKILAATGRSDDNPVIVDGRVMTSGGSLPLDVTILLEAAVICMAHAARNAFNHCVLLGNGQRRGLPVNLVPEGKIATGFGPIIKLAGEIFSRVLSMSNPVSAQSLVVAGGMEDEAAFLPLVIERFDRQMRALKRLAALEALLSAQAIDILGDRPEGVARMLYDVVRKHADFYEVDRPLSAEVEAIEEELASEAFVSEMIAHQPILAYDDFFALGSLERVEERLYRDTVTI; from the coding sequence ATGGAGCGCCAGAAATCCGGCATCGAACTCACCGGGCACCCCCTGGGGTTCAGCGATCTGGTGCGGATCGGCGCGGGCGTCGCTGTGCCCTCGGCGTCGGAAAGCGGCATGGCGCGGGTGCATGCGGCGCGCGAAGTTCTCGAAAACACCATCCAGTCCGGCATGCCCGTCTATGGTTCGACCACCGGCGTCGGGGCGATGAAGGATGTGGAGTGGTCGCCGGAAGACCTCGACACCTTCAATCTCGGCCTGGTGCGCGCCCATCACTTCGGCACCGGCTCACCCTTTTCCATGTCCGTCGTGCGCAATGCCATGGCCATCCGTGTCAATACGGCACTGACCGGCAAGGTCGGCTGCTCGCCCGGGCTGATCGACGCCTATCTCCAGCTTCTCCACACGGATGTCATCCCTGTCGTGCGCCGCACCGGCTCGATCGGCTGCGCCGATATCGGCCTGATGGGCCAGATCGGTGCGGTGCTGACCGGGGTCGGCGAGGCTGTCTATCGCGGCCGGCGCATGCAGGCGGCCGATGCCTTTACCGCAGCCGGCATCGAGCCGGTCAAGATGCTACCGCGCGACAGCCTGGCCTCGCTCAGCGTCAATGCCGTGAGCTTCGCGGCCGCTGCCGAAACCACCCGCAATGCCGCCTCCTCGATCCGGGTGCTGCTGGCAACCAGCATGATGGCGGCCGGTGCGCTCGGCGCATCGCGCGATCCCTGGTATGCCGTGCGCCATGTCGGTACCGCGCGGGAAGCCCTGATCGGCGCATGGCTCTGCAACGCCTCGGACGAATGGCCATGGCCGGTCACGACGCATGTACAGGACCCGTTGAGCCTGCGCATGATCGGCCAGGTCTACGGCGCGGTGATCGAGAATCTCCTGACCGCCGGCCACAAAATATTGGCGGCAACCGGTCGCTCAGACGACAATCCCGTCATTGTCGACGGACGCGTCATGACCTCCGGCGGCTCGCTGCCGCTCGACGTCACCATCCTGCTCGAGGCCGCCGTCATCTGCATGGCGCATGCGGCACGCAATGCCTTCAACCACTGTGTCCTGCTCGGCAACGGCCAGCGGCGCGGCCTGCCGGTCAATCTTGTGCCTGAGGGCAAGATCGCCACCGGCTTTGGCCCGATCATCAAGCTTGCCGGCGAGATCTTTTCGCGGGTGCTGTCCATGTCCAATCCGGTCTCGGCGCAGTCGCTGGTGGTTGCCGGCGGCATGGAGGACGAGGCCGCCTTCCTGCCGTTGGTCATCGAACGCTTCGATCGGCAGATGCGCGCGCTGAAACGCCTCGCCGCGCTGGAAGCCCTGCTCTCTGCACAGGCGATCGATATTCTCGGCGACAGGCCGGAAGGGGTTGCCCGCATGCTCTACGACGTCGTGCGCAAACATGCCGACTTCTACGAGGTCGACCGGCCGCTGTCAGCCGAGGTCGAAGCTATCGAGGAGGAACTGGCCTCGGAGGCCTTCGTGTCCGAGATGATCGCCCATCAACCGATCCTCGCTTATGATGATTTCTTTGCCCTCGGTTCGCTGGAACGGGTCGAAGAACGGCTTTATCGCGATACAGTGACGATCTGA
- a CDS encoding VOC family protein, with protein MIRIDHLDHLVLTVASIEESCTFYARILGMGVETFGEGRKALTFGNQKINLHRAGHEFEPKAKRPTPGSADLCFISETPLSDVIAHLTSEGIAIGEGPVRRTGATGPILSVYFRDPDDNLIEVSNYLAAGDGF; from the coding sequence ATGATCCGCATCGACCATCTCGATCATCTGGTGCTGACGGTCGCCAGTATCGAGGAAAGCTGCACCTTCTACGCCCGCATCCTTGGCATGGGTGTGGAAACCTTCGGCGAGGGCCGCAAGGCACTGACCTTCGGCAACCAGAAGATCAACCTGCATCGCGCGGGACACGAGTTCGAGCCGAAGGCCAAGCGCCCGACGCCGGGCTCCGCCGATCTCTGCTTTATCAGCGAGACGCCGCTGAGCGATGTCATCGCCCATCTGACATCAGAGGGTATCGCCATTGGAGAAGGCCCGGTCCGCCGCACCGGCGCAACCGGCCCCATTCTCTCGGTCTATTTTCGTGATCCGGACGATAATCTAATCGAGGTTTCCAATTATCTCGCTGCGGGCGACGGGTTCTAA
- the ubiB gene encoding 2-polyprenylphenol 6-hydroxylase: MSAFNAYFSLLRVGWVLVREGVVISLPSEGLPPSISFAKSFVGMFARKRAKSQARSDRLAKAVERLGPSYVKIGQFLATRPDVVGVDMANDLSQLQDSMAFFPHAAAKSSIEGSLGRTIDELYVSFGEPIAAASIAQVHPAEVETPEGRKRVAVKVIRPGVRQRFGNDIQAMYLVAHLQERFLPSSRRLRPVEVTRTLEQTTKVEMDLRLEAAALSEIAENTEKDPGFRVPKVDWERTGRDVITMEWIDGVKMSDVEGLKAAGHDLNTLADTLIQSFLRHTLRDGFFHADMHPGNLFVDATGMIVAVDMGIVGRLGKKERRFLAEILYGFITRDYIRVAEVHFEAGYVPAHHNTESFAQAIRAIGEPIHGQPAETISMGKLLTLLFEVTQLFDMETRPELVMLQKTMVVVEGVARMLNPRFNMWKASEPVVGDWIRTNLGPKRIVTDLKDGLKAAVKLAEALPEIAAKTEKFHHELLHMSENGVRFDPQTAEAIGKAEAKHSRSGRLALWIIALSLLYLAWHLS, from the coding sequence ATGAGTGCTTTCAACGCATATTTCAGCCTTCTGCGGGTCGGCTGGGTGCTGGTGCGCGAAGGCGTGGTCATCTCGCTTCCTTCGGAAGGCCTGCCGCCATCCATCAGCTTTGCGAAATCCTTTGTCGGCATGTTTGCCCGCAAGCGCGCCAAGAGCCAGGCACGCAGCGACCGGCTCGCCAAGGCCGTCGAGCGGCTAGGACCTTCCTATGTGAAGATCGGCCAGTTCCTGGCAACCCGGCCCGATGTGGTCGGTGTCGATATGGCCAACGACCTGTCGCAGTTGCAGGACAGCATGGCGTTCTTTCCGCATGCGGCGGCAAAATCATCGATCGAAGGCTCACTCGGCCGCACGATCGACGAGCTTTATGTAAGCTTTGGCGAACCGATTGCGGCTGCCTCCATCGCGCAGGTACACCCGGCCGAAGTCGAGACACCAGAGGGCCGCAAGCGTGTTGCCGTCAAGGTGATCCGCCCCGGCGTTCGCCAGCGCTTCGGCAATGATATCCAGGCGATGTATCTCGTCGCCCATCTGCAGGAGCGTTTCCTGCCATCGAGCCGCCGATTGCGGCCCGTCGAGGTGACGCGGACGCTGGAGCAGACGACCAAGGTCGAGATGGATCTGCGGCTGGAGGCTGCGGCCCTTTCGGAGATCGCCGAGAACACCGAGAAGGATCCGGGCTTCCGCGTCCCCAAGGTCGATTGGGAACGTACCGGCCGCGACGTCATCACCATGGAGTGGATCGACGGCGTCAAGATGTCCGATGTCGAGGGCCTGAAGGCCGCCGGCCACGACCTCAACACGCTCGCCGACACGCTGATCCAGTCCTTCCTCCGGCATACACTGCGCGACGGCTTCTTTCATGCCGACATGCATCCCGGCAATCTCTTCGTCGACGCGACCGGCATGATCGTCGCCGTCGACATGGGCATCGTCGGGCGGCTCGGAAAAAAGGAACGCCGCTTCCTCGCGGAAATCCTCTACGGCTTCATCACCCGCGACTATATCCGCGTCGCCGAGGTGCATTTCGAGGCCGGCTACGTGCCGGCGCATCACAATACCGAGAGTTTCGCGCAGGCGATCCGCGCCATCGGCGAGCCGATCCACGGCCAGCCGGCCGAGACGATCTCCATGGGCAAGCTCTTGACACTGCTCTTTGAAGTAACCCAACTCTTCGACATGGAGACGCGGCCGGAGCTGGTCATGCTGCAAAAGACCATGGTCGTGGTCGAGGGCGTGGCGCGCATGCTCAATCCGCGCTTCAACATGTGGAAGGCGTCCGAACCGGTCGTCGGCGACTGGATCCGCACCAATCTCGGACCCAAGCGCATCGTAACCGACCTCAAGGACGGTTTAAAAGCAGCCGTGAAGCTTGCAGAGGCTCTCCCTGAAATCGCCGCCAAGACCGAGAAATTCCATCACGAGCTGCTGCATATGAGCGAAAACGGCGTACGTTTCGACCCGCAGACCGCAGAGGCGATCGGCAAGGCGGAGGCCAAGCACAGCCGGTCCGGCCGCCTGGCATTGTGGATTATCGCGCTCTCGCTTCTCTATCTGGCCTGGCATCTGAGCTAA
- a CDS encoding DHCW motif cupin fold protein, translating into MKIPELAFTTTNWDEVPATRHEGESGHALWRTLNIGDIRIRVVEYTPGYVADHWCDRGHVIYVLEGELISELKDGRVSVLTKGTGYQVSDFGDAAHRSSTKTGAKLFIVD; encoded by the coding sequence ATGAAAATTCCGGAACTCGCTTTCACGACAACGAATTGGGATGAGGTTCCCGCGACCAGGCACGAGGGCGAGAGCGGCCATGCACTTTGGCGGACATTGAATATCGGAGACATCCGCATCCGGGTTGTCGAATACACGCCCGGCTATGTCGCCGACCACTGGTGCGATCGCGGTCACGTTATCTACGTGCTCGAGGGAGAATTGATCTCGGAGCTGAAGGACGGGCGAGTCTCGGTCCTGACGAAGGGTACGGGCTATCAGGTGTCCGATTTCGGCGATGCCGCGCATCGTTCGTCAACAAAGACAGGCGCCAAGCTGTTCATCGTCGACTGA
- a CDS encoding Zn-dependent hydrolase — protein sequence MNQPKRNLPVNADRIAEDIDALAKITEPDHPWTRRAFSPLFLDGRAYIDARMKAAGLETRMDAAGNLIGRRAGAKPGLGTILVGSHSDTVPDGGRFDGIAGTIAALEVARSLKDQDIQLDHDLEIVDFLAEEVSIFGVSCIGSRGMTGQLPEAWLTRMSGDRNLAQGIAEVGGDPATLLAQKRPDLAGFLELHIEQGPVLEAENRDIGIVTAIAGITRIEITVEGRADHAGTTPMGRRADALVAASQLVLDIRSQATEQAKTPGHFAATVGEFRIEPNAANVVPSKVVLLIDGRAEIRGDMEQFLAWIDGAVQKIATAYGVTIKPPVRVSDNFPTPGDAGLLETLERACETVGAKHRRMASGAGHDTAWVAKVAPAAMIFVPCKDGRSHCADEWAENDDIAMGAAVLFEAVRDMDKNLQKTSQE from the coding sequence ATGAACCAACCGAAGCGCAACCTGCCCGTCAACGCCGATCGCATCGCCGAGGATATCGACGCGCTGGCCAAGATCACCGAACCGGATCACCCCTGGACCCGCCGTGCTTTCTCGCCGCTATTTCTGGACGGACGCGCCTACATCGACGCACGGATGAAGGCGGCGGGACTGGAAACCCGCATGGACGCCGCCGGCAATCTGATCGGCCGGCGCGCTGGCGCAAAGCCCGGCCTCGGCACGATCCTGGTCGGCTCGCATTCCGACACCGTGCCCGATGGCGGCCGCTTCGACGGCATTGCCGGTACGATCGCGGCGCTGGAAGTCGCTCGTTCCCTCAAGGATCAGGATATTCAGCTGGATCACGATCTGGAGATCGTCGATTTCCTCGCCGAGGAAGTCAGCATCTTCGGTGTCTCCTGCATCGGCAGTCGCGGGATGACCGGGCAATTGCCGGAGGCTTGGCTGACGCGCATGAGCGGCGACCGCAATCTCGCGCAGGGCATTGCCGAGGTCGGCGGTGACCCGGCGACGCTGCTCGCGCAGAAGCGTCCCGATCTTGCCGGCTTTCTCGAACTGCATATCGAGCAAGGACCGGTGCTTGAAGCCGAAAACAGGGATATCGGCATCGTCACCGCCATTGCCGGCATCACCCGCATCGAGATCACTGTCGAGGGCCGCGCCGACCATGCCGGCACCACGCCGATGGGCCGGCGCGCCGATGCACTGGTGGCCGCCTCGCAACTAGTGCTCGATATCCGGAGCCAAGCGACAGAGCAGGCAAAGACGCCGGGCCATTTCGCGGCCACGGTGGGCGAATTCCGCATCGAGCCGAACGCCGCCAATGTCGTGCCGTCCAAGGTTGTGCTTTTGATCGACGGTCGCGCCGAGATCCGGGGGGACATGGAACAGTTCCTGGCCTGGATCGACGGCGCGGTACAAAAGATAGCCACGGCTTACGGCGTGACCATCAAGCCGCCTGTCCGCGTCTCCGACAATTTCCCGACGCCGGGCGATGCCGGCCTGCTCGAAACGCTGGAGCGCGCCTGCGAGACGGTCGGAGCCAAGCACCGTCGCATGGCATCCGGTGCCGGCCACGATACCGCCTGGGTTGCCAAGGTGGCGCCGGCGGCCATGATCTTCGTGCCCTGCAAGGATGGCCGCAGCCATTGCGCCGACGAATGGGCCGAGAATGACGATATCGCCATGGGTGCCGCCGTGCTGTTCGAAGCCGTGCGCGACATGGACAAGAACCTGCAAAAAACCAGCCAGGAGTAG
- a CDS encoding TfoX/Sxy family protein yields MARDAGLEELLREDLGQRPGLSEKAMFGGWGFLLNGHLLCGAREDGMLVRLGKGKDAWALALPDIKRMLSREREMQGWVRAGPEAYGNDMLRKRLLIAALDFVEGLPPK; encoded by the coding sequence ATGGCCCGCGACGCTGGTCTTGAGGAACTGCTGAGAGAGGATCTTGGGCAAAGGCCCGGGCTCAGCGAAAAAGCAATGTTCGGCGGTTGGGGCTTTCTGCTGAATGGCCATCTGCTTTGCGGCGCGCGCGAAGACGGGATGCTGGTGCGCCTTGGCAAGGGCAAAGATGCCTGGGCACTGGCGCTGCCTGATATCAAACGAATGCTGTCGCGCGAGCGGGAAATGCAAGGCTGGGTGCGCGCCGGACCGGAGGCCTATGGCAACGACATGCTGCGCAAGCGGCTGCTGATCGCCGCGCTGGACTTCGTTGAAGGCCTACCGCCGAAATAA
- a CDS encoding antitoxin: MDTAKIFWSGRSQAVRLPKEFRFDTDAVRIRRQGQAIILEPIVEDWNWLEAVTGPVDQDFAEAATEQPVEQERPELDIFK, encoded by the coding sequence ATGGACACTGCAAAAATCTTCTGGTCCGGCCGCTCGCAGGCCGTGCGTTTGCCGAAGGAATTCCGGTTCGATACGGACGCGGTACGCATTCGGCGACAGGGACAAGCGATCATCCTGGAGCCGATTGTCGAGGATTGGAATTGGCTGGAAGCGGTCACGGGTCCCGTCGATCAGGATTTTGCTGAGGCGGCGACCGAGCAGCCGGTCGAGCAGGAGCGCCCCGAGCTGGATATTTTCAAGTGA